The Polyangiaceae bacterium genome includes a region encoding these proteins:
- a CDS encoding methyl-accepting chemotaxis protein, with product MSRALRFLDALRESLGGAPREERSTSVDDALLFRAFASAERAAENALAASQAAGASSAQQRGALEAAVDAVKTLFSRAREARASLALAREALEQIRLTALNAGLEGARLGDPAGKPLVLVAEDVRAQALRASSALDLHLAALDQMDKDREKLRGDVDGASQRTAEVARDLLQTQAAQRDVSTALADVAEHMKQVTRTDPETARLVADAADHARALMSALTSLGARPHQASLLGSLGPTLGPLVKLLREQYRGEPGGEP from the coding sequence TTGAGCCGGGCGCTGCGCTTCCTGGACGCGCTGCGCGAGAGCCTGGGCGGCGCGCCTCGGGAGGAGCGCTCGACCAGCGTGGACGATGCGCTGTTGTTCCGGGCCTTCGCCAGCGCAGAGCGCGCGGCCGAGAACGCGCTCGCTGCCAGCCAAGCCGCCGGCGCCAGCTCCGCGCAACAACGCGGCGCGCTCGAGGCGGCGGTGGACGCGGTGAAGACGCTGTTTTCCCGGGCGCGCGAGGCCCGCGCCAGCCTTGCGCTGGCCCGCGAAGCGCTCGAACAGATCCGACTCACGGCGCTGAACGCCGGCCTCGAAGGCGCGCGCCTGGGTGACCCGGCGGGAAAGCCTCTTGTGCTCGTCGCCGAGGACGTGCGCGCACAGGCGCTCCGCGCGAGCTCCGCGCTCGACCTGCACCTGGCCGCGCTGGACCAGATGGACAAGGACCGCGAGAAGCTGCGCGGTGACGTCGATGGCGCTTCGCAGCGCACCGCCGAGGTGGCGCGGGACCTGCTCCAGACTCAGGCGGCCCAGCGCGACGTCTCGACGGCGCTCGCCGACGTCGCCGAGCACATGAAACAAGTCACACGCACCGATCCGGAGACGGCTCGGCTGGTCGCCGACGCGGCCGACCACGCCCGCGCGTTGATGAGCGCGCTGACCTCGCTCGGCGCCCGACCGCACCAGGCGTCGCTGCTCGGTTCGCTCGGCCCGACCCTCGGTCCCCTGGTGAAGCTCCTCCGCGAGCAATACCGCGGTGAGCCGGGCGGCGAGCCGTGA
- a CDS encoding Hpt domain-containing protein: protein MTQSELDALLAEEIARRLPVLGSGELGEMRAALHTLKGSSAMAGHADLSLVIAQLSSRLRRGDAAAARDAARLLADALDRLRSGKPTFDTRWPEPPPGLAPSEIEPSYRSEYLAAVRERIGELDGADTAAIVRAIHSIKGTAAAVGDDLTAWYCHGLEAALKTEGFDWGSLPRHASLLVSLVEDGTSALETLRARGRPRSVMPASTRRPSLPAEEDTGEHTVRVQGVSLERVLERIELIRLAHDEVSGSAAVAEREVVRLRELRVALAEALRLLGPPRPWGPPAKALDTIGAVARALAQTADDLEHGGALGRKGADRLKSAAADVRREIALVRRTTLSATLARIGAAAERLAEREGRDVRVLVSASDAPVEREVAERLVDPLMQLARNALAHGIEPPEERKARGKPPTGCLSLSGERAGDWLRIVCEDDGRGVDIESVRRSAVERGSISAEAARAASDDELLALLFVPGLTTKREADLLAGRGLGLDLALNTVRRLGGSIQLERRPGSGLRATLELPSERWTTEVLWLRAGSWELALPVSFTGRLAPASADKPPVPLLICLGETPATPPGLSLELSLRGIPTVSVGVDAVGEVEECNLRPLPALLSQSGPFSGAILRGDGSLLLALDAALLAVRAWALA from the coding sequence GTGACCCAGAGCGAGCTCGACGCGCTCCTCGCCGAAGAGATCGCCCGGCGCTTGCCCGTCCTCGGCAGCGGTGAGCTCGGCGAGATGCGCGCAGCGCTCCACACCCTGAAGGGCTCCTCCGCGATGGCGGGGCACGCCGACCTGTCGCTGGTGATCGCGCAGCTCTCCAGCCGGCTGCGCCGAGGCGACGCCGCTGCGGCGCGCGACGCCGCGCGTCTGCTCGCCGACGCGCTCGATCGCCTGCGGAGCGGCAAGCCGACCTTCGACACGCGCTGGCCCGAGCCGCCGCCGGGCCTCGCTCCCTCGGAGATCGAGCCGAGCTATCGCTCGGAGTACCTGGCCGCAGTCCGCGAGCGCATCGGAGAGCTGGACGGCGCGGACACCGCGGCCATCGTCCGCGCCATTCACTCCATCAAGGGCACGGCGGCGGCCGTGGGTGACGACCTGACCGCTTGGTACTGCCACGGGCTCGAAGCGGCGCTGAAGACCGAGGGCTTCGACTGGGGCAGCCTGCCGCGCCACGCGAGCCTCCTGGTTTCGCTGGTGGAGGACGGCACGAGCGCCCTCGAGACGCTGCGCGCGCGCGGCCGGCCCCGCTCGGTGATGCCAGCCTCGACGCGCCGTCCCTCGCTCCCCGCGGAGGAGGACACCGGCGAGCACACCGTGCGCGTGCAAGGCGTCTCGCTCGAGCGCGTGCTCGAGCGCATCGAGCTGATCCGCTTGGCGCACGACGAGGTCAGCGGCTCGGCGGCGGTGGCGGAGCGCGAGGTAGTGCGCCTGCGGGAGCTGCGCGTGGCCCTCGCCGAGGCGCTGCGCTTGCTCGGTCCGCCGCGCCCCTGGGGCCCGCCCGCCAAGGCCCTCGACACCATCGGCGCCGTTGCCCGCGCGCTGGCGCAGACCGCCGACGATCTGGAGCACGGCGGCGCGCTGGGCCGGAAGGGCGCCGACCGGCTGAAGAGCGCGGCCGCGGACGTGCGCCGCGAGATCGCGCTGGTGCGCCGCACCACGCTCTCGGCGACCTTGGCCAGGATCGGCGCGGCGGCGGAGCGCTTGGCCGAGCGCGAGGGCCGCGACGTCCGCGTGCTGGTCAGCGCCAGCGACGCCCCCGTGGAGCGCGAGGTCGCGGAGCGCCTGGTCGATCCGCTGATGCAGCTCGCGCGGAACGCCTTGGCCCACGGCATCGAACCACCCGAGGAACGTAAGGCGCGCGGCAAGCCGCCGACGGGGTGCTTGAGTCTGTCGGGCGAGCGCGCGGGAGACTGGCTGCGCATCGTGTGCGAGGACGACGGGCGCGGCGTGGACATCGAGTCGGTGCGTCGCTCCGCGGTCGAGCGCGGCTCGATCAGCGCCGAGGCCGCGCGAGCCGCGAGCGACGACGAGCTGCTCGCGCTCTTGTTCGTGCCCGGGCTCACCACCAAACGCGAAGCGGACCTCTTGGCGGGCCGCGGCCTCGGCCTCGATCTCGCGCTGAACACCGTGCGCCGCCTCGGCGGCAGCATCCAGCTCGAGCGCCGGCCGGGCAGCGGCCTCCGCGCCACGCTGGAGCTGCCGAGCGAGCGCTGGACCACGGAGGTGCTCTGGCTTCGGGCCGGCAGCTGGGAGCTCGCGCTGCCCGTCAGCTTCACCGGGCGCCTCGCGCCAGCCTCCGCCGACAAGCCGCCCGTCCCGCTCCTGATCTGCCTGGGGGAGACACCCGCCACGCCGCCCGGGCTCTCGCTCGAGCTCTCGCTGCGTGGCATCCCGACCGTGAGCGTGGGCGTGGACGCCGTCGGTGAGGTCGAGGAGTGCAACCTGCGACCGCTGCCCGCGCTGCTCTCGCAGAGCGGACCCTTCAGCGGCGCCATCTTGCGGGGCGACGGCTCGCTCCTGCTGGCGCTGGACGCCGCGCTCCTGGCCGTACGCGCGTGGGCCCTCGCATGA
- the rimI gene encoding ribosomal protein S18-alanine N-acetyltransferase codes for MIVEPMAPGDRERVALIAQLAHQDIDLDAEAARAWGRLSVARETPGGDAVGLLLVWLVSDELHVINVATHPDFRRRGVARALLGAELALAARDQLRLVLLEVRRSNRAAIQLYRSLGFSTLAVRKAYYADNGEDAIEMLLSIDPQSGRFLPGTDEVELD; via the coding sequence ATGATCGTCGAGCCGATGGCGCCTGGCGATCGCGAGCGCGTCGCGCTGATCGCGCAGCTCGCGCACCAGGACATCGACCTGGACGCGGAGGCCGCGCGGGCCTGGGGACGCCTCAGCGTGGCGCGCGAGACCCCCGGCGGCGATGCCGTCGGTCTGCTGCTGGTCTGGCTGGTGAGCGACGAGCTGCACGTGATCAACGTCGCGACCCACCCGGATTTTCGCCGGCGCGGCGTGGCGCGAGCGCTGCTCGGCGCCGAGCTCGCATTAGCCGCGCGCGATCAGCTGCGTCTCGTGCTACTGGAGGTGCGCCGCTCGAACCGGGCGGCCATCCAACTGTACCGCTCGCTCGGCTTCTCGACGCTGGCGGTCCGGAAGGCCTACTACGCGGACAACGGCGAGGACGCCATCGAGATGCTACTCTCCATCGATCCCCAGAGCGGTCGCTTCTTGCCCGGCACGGACGAGGTGGAGCTCGACTGA
- a CDS encoding dihydroorotate dehydrogenase electron transfer subunit, which yields MEASTLPRRAQLVAPLLRRESMGAAYHVLTFDVGKDQGALPGQFVMVRGAEWGDAPLLPRPMSYLTGGATPSILIKVVGEGTTRMARAEPGEPFALLGPLGVPWRAPSAGRRPVLVAGGVGVAPLLFLGRALRAAGLLPVAVYGARTKKDLPLDDELAALAELHVTTEDGSRGVKGRVTDVLERLLGEDTEVFTCGPDRMMAAVADICARRDVPCEVSVETPMACGYGVCLGCPLPARGGGYVYACTQGPCIDARRIDWSRA from the coding sequence ATGGAAGCCTCGACCCTCCCGCGCCGCGCGCAGCTCGTCGCGCCCTTGCTCCGCCGCGAGAGCATGGGCGCCGCCTACCACGTGCTCACCTTCGACGTCGGCAAGGACCAAGGCGCGCTGCCGGGTCAATTCGTGATGGTGCGCGGCGCCGAGTGGGGCGACGCGCCGCTCTTGCCGCGACCCATGAGCTACCTGACCGGGGGCGCCACGCCGTCGATCTTGATCAAGGTGGTGGGCGAGGGGACCACGCGCATGGCCCGGGCCGAGCCCGGCGAGCCCTTCGCGCTGCTCGGCCCGCTGGGCGTGCCGTGGCGCGCGCCCAGCGCGGGCCGCCGCCCCGTCCTGGTCGCCGGTGGGGTGGGGGTCGCGCCGCTCCTGTTCCTGGGCCGCGCGCTCCGCGCCGCCGGCCTGCTTCCCGTGGCCGTCTACGGCGCCCGGACCAAGAAGGATCTGCCGCTCGACGACGAGCTCGCGGCGCTCGCGGAGCTGCACGTCACCACCGAGGACGGCTCACGAGGCGTCAAAGGGCGCGTCACCGACGTGCTCGAGCGGCTGCTCGGCGAAGACACCGAGGTCTTCACCTGCGGTCCCGATCGCATGATGGCCGCCGTCGCCGACATCTGCGCGCGCCGCGACGTGCCCTGCGAGGTCTCGGTGGAGACGCCGATGGCGTGCGGCTACGGCGTGTGCCTGGGCTGCCCGCTGCCAGCGCGTGGCGGCGGCTACGTCTACGCTTGTACGCAAGGGCCCTGCATCGACGCGCGCCGCATCGACTGGAGTCGCGCATGA
- a CDS encoding dihydroorotate dehydrogenase, with protein MSRLAVKIGSLALKNPVLTASGTFGYGLEYDDFFDVAELGGICTKGLSLEPRAGNPPERICETPASMLNAIGLANVGVEAFCRDKLPTLRERGVTVVANIFASSTEDFVAIAERLDREAGVHALELNVSCPNVSHGGIEFGKDPRLAAQVTAAVRKASKLPLWVKMSPEAGDIVAVAKACEDSGADAITAINTIRGMTIDVDAERQRLANRTGGFSGPALRPIALRIVWDLAGAVSIPIIGIGGISTWRDAVEFLLAGASAIQVGTASFADPCAAKKVLDGITAHCEARGTTVAELVGRARR; from the coding sequence ATGAGCCGCCTCGCGGTGAAGATCGGCTCGCTCGCGCTGAAGAACCCGGTGCTCACTGCCTCGGGCACCTTCGGCTACGGGCTCGAGTACGACGATTTCTTCGACGTCGCCGAGCTCGGCGGCATCTGCACCAAGGGCCTGAGCCTGGAGCCTCGGGCCGGCAATCCGCCGGAGCGCATCTGCGAGACCCCAGCCAGCATGCTGAACGCCATCGGCCTCGCCAACGTCGGCGTCGAGGCGTTCTGCCGCGACAAGCTGCCGACGCTGCGCGAGCGTGGCGTCACGGTGGTCGCGAACATCTTCGCCAGCAGCACCGAAGACTTCGTCGCCATCGCGGAGCGCCTGGACCGCGAAGCGGGCGTGCATGCGCTGGAGCTGAACGTGTCGTGTCCGAACGTGTCCCACGGCGGCATCGAGTTCGGCAAGGATCCGCGCCTGGCGGCCCAGGTGACGGCCGCGGTGCGCAAGGCCTCGAAGCTGCCGCTCTGGGTGAAGATGAGCCCGGAGGCCGGCGACATCGTCGCCGTGGCCAAGGCCTGCGAGGACTCCGGCGCCGACGCCATCACGGCCATCAACACCATCCGGGGCATGACCATCGACGTGGACGCGGAGCGGCAGCGCCTGGCCAACCGCACCGGGGGTTTCAGCGGTCCGGCGCTCCGGCCCATCGCGCTGCGCATCGTCTGGGATCTGGCCGGCGCGGTCTCGATCCCGATCATCGGCATCGGCGGCATCTCCACCTGGCGCGACGCCGTGGAGTTCTTGCTGGCGGGCGCCAGCGCCATCCAGGTCGGCACCGCCAGCTTCGCCGATCCCTGCGCTGCCAAGAAGGTGCTGGACGGCATCACCGCGCACTGCGAGGCGCGGGGCACGACCGTGGCCGAGCTGGTCGGCCGCGCGCGGAGGTGA
- a CDS encoding metallophosphoesterase family protein produces the protein MRLGILSDIHANYEALSAAVEAFKSENIKEYYCLGDTVGYGGSPNECADVVRDLVKATILGNHDAAVAGRMDYSYYYEAARHALDTHAQLLSKDNTDWLRGLPYQIRLDAVEVLLCHGSPVRLEEFEYIFAPEQARECLPIYDELAHITLIGHSHLCKVFALTRNSVEELPPVDFDLEPHKKYIVSVGSIGQPRDYDNRASYTVYDTDKKRFEFKRVEYDIETAAEKVLRAKLERNFAHRLFIGV, from the coding sequence ATGCGTCTCGGAATCCTCAGCGACATCCACGCCAACTACGAAGCGCTGAGCGCTGCGGTCGAGGCGTTCAAGAGCGAGAACATCAAGGAGTACTACTGCCTTGGTGACACCGTCGGGTACGGAGGCTCGCCCAACGAGTGCGCGGACGTGGTGCGGGATCTGGTCAAGGCGACCATCCTGGGCAACCACGACGCCGCCGTCGCCGGGCGCATGGACTACTCGTACTACTACGAGGCCGCGCGCCACGCCCTCGACACGCACGCGCAGCTCCTGTCGAAGGACAACACGGACTGGCTGCGCGGGCTGCCCTACCAGATCCGACTCGACGCGGTCGAGGTGCTCCTGTGCCACGGCTCGCCGGTGCGCCTGGAGGAGTTCGAGTACATCTTCGCGCCGGAGCAGGCGCGCGAGTGCCTGCCCATCTACGACGAGCTGGCGCACATCACGCTGATCGGGCACTCGCACCTGTGCAAGGTGTTCGCGCTGACCCGCAACAGCGTCGAGGAGCTGCCGCCGGTGGACTTCGACCTCGAGCCGCACAAGAAGTACATCGTGTCAGTCGGCTCCATCGGTCAGCCGCGCGACTACGACAACCGCGCCAGCTACACCGTCTACGACACGGACAAGAAGCGCTTCGAGTTCAAGCGCGTCGAATACGACATCGAGACGGCCGCGGAGAAGGTGCTCCGGGCGAAGCTCGAGCGGAACTTCGCGCACCGCTTGTTCATCGGGGTCTAG
- a CDS encoding trypsin-like serine protease has translation METDPEADIAQVQQASSRTTGYDTSHWRARVGVYVSTNLGMCSGTMIGSRSVLTNGHCIASGGAVASSVWVVPGLDETYMPYGMARWTRAMMPNEWYYDGDKEHDYAVITIDRELGNYTGFAGLFRGGQITGDDFFGYGYPCDVAGFNCAQQWWLEGMVYWEGVWRVFHDAPTYDGNSGTGLWLAANPVGLIAMHRGRFSDGTPNGIRIVTPTTCDRIIAYAQAGLGDPLDPIENSSWGALGGWNGLSSAGFVAAPALVDTNDGELRLFAWTAGNGTTGNPVYAKRKTASGWLWGQTNIGGNTSGQISAVSRAPGQTDVFARDATTGSVVTKAVNSQGVWWPSAGGAWHSLNIPITESPTGLATATNELWVFASVSAGTIAIRWNGGSWPSGALQIGGNVIGPIAAVSRSPGQLDIFARERGTNRIITKARSAGAVWWPNLLSWYSGGPFAATATSEPPAVVSWGSSHLDVYGVDVSTNQVMHVWWDGSSWAGPQYLGGDPKGPVVAISRAYGQIDLFFRDRVSGSVCTKAYNVSTGWWPASPTAWRCDLLTGDVIALAAASAGVNHLEVVAQTASTTIANKWWDGAWHP, from the coding sequence GTGGAAACCGACCCGGAAGCGGACATCGCCCAGGTTCAGCAAGCATCGTCGAGGACCACCGGGTACGACACCTCCCACTGGAGGGCGAGAGTAGGTGTGTACGTCTCAACCAATCTTGGGATGTGCAGCGGGACCATGATCGGCAGTCGAAGCGTTCTGACCAATGGTCACTGTATCGCGTCGGGAGGTGCCGTCGCGTCGAGCGTGTGGGTCGTGCCGGGGCTTGACGAAACCTACATGCCCTACGGCATGGCGAGGTGGACGCGCGCCATGATGCCAAACGAGTGGTACTACGACGGAGACAAGGAGCACGATTACGCTGTCATCACCATCGACAGGGAGCTCGGAAACTATACTGGATTTGCGGGGCTATTTCGCGGAGGTCAAATCACGGGCGATGACTTCTTCGGCTATGGGTACCCATGCGACGTCGCCGGGTTCAACTGCGCGCAACAGTGGTGGCTGGAGGGAATGGTGTACTGGGAGGGGGTGTGGCGGGTGTTTCACGATGCCCCGACGTACGATGGAAACAGCGGCACCGGTCTCTGGCTTGCCGCGAATCCGGTTGGTTTGATCGCAATGCACCGGGGCCGATTCTCGGATGGGACCCCCAATGGGATCCGGATCGTCACGCCGACGACATGTGATCGGATCATCGCATACGCACAGGCTGGACTTGGGGACCCCCTGGACCCAATAGAGAATTCTTCGTGGGGCGCCTTGGGCGGATGGAATGGGTTGAGCAGCGCCGGGTTCGTGGCGGCGCCCGCGTTGGTCGACACGAATGATGGTGAGCTTCGTTTGTTCGCCTGGACGGCAGGAAACGGCACAACCGGGAACCCTGTCTACGCCAAGCGGAAGACTGCAAGTGGATGGCTTTGGGGTCAGACGAACATCGGCGGCAACACTTCTGGTCAGATTTCGGCTGTGTCGCGCGCTCCGGGGCAGACGGACGTCTTCGCACGCGACGCGACGACCGGCAGCGTCGTGACGAAAGCCGTGAACAGCCAAGGTGTCTGGTGGCCATCAGCGGGTGGTGCTTGGCACTCGTTGAACATTCCGATCACCGAGTCGCCCACCGGCCTTGCAACCGCCACCAATGAACTCTGGGTCTTCGCATCGGTCAGTGCTGGCACGATCGCGATTCGGTGGAACGGAGGGAGCTGGCCCAGCGGTGCCTTGCAGATCGGTGGCAATGTCATCGGACCGATTGCTGCCGTGTCGCGAAGCCCCGGCCAGCTCGACATATTTGCTCGCGAACGCGGCACCAACCGTATCATTACGAAGGCCCGGAGCGCTGGCGCTGTTTGGTGGCCGAACCTCCTGAGTTGGTACAGCGGCGGGCCATTTGCGGCTACTGCGACGTCGGAACCTCCCGCGGTGGTGTCGTGGGGCTCGTCTCACCTCGACGTGTACGGTGTAGACGTGTCGACGAATCAGGTGATGCACGTGTGGTGGGACGGTTCTAGCTGGGCGGGACCTCAGTACCTGGGAGGAGACCCCAAAGGCCCAGTCGTGGCGATTTCCAGGGCGTACGGGCAAATAGACCTGTTCTTCCGGGACCGCGTTTCCGGCAGCGTCTGCACGAAGGCATATAACGTCTCTACAGGGTGGTGGCCGGCTTCGCCGACGGCGTGGCGGTGCGACCTCCTCACGGGGGACGTCATCGCTCTCGCGGCAGCATCCGCTGGCGTGAACCACCTGGAAGTGGTGGCTCAGACCGCATCGACCACGATCGCGAACAAGTGGTGGGATGGAGCGTGGCACCCGTGA
- a CDS encoding cysteine--tRNA ligase, with translation MTQVRIYNTLSRNVEPLEPRQDRKVGVYCCGPTVYDVPHAGHARSAIAFDVLVRHLRARGFDVTYVRNITDIDDKILARAKENGEEPLALSQRMAEVYRQQIGAVGCQSPTHEPKVSDHLPEIFAIVEKLVERGAAYVVDMPGGTRDVYFSVRSFPGYGKLSRRKIDELVSGARVEKDETKRDPLDFALWKGAPEDEWGWKSPWGHGRPGWHIECSAMSGKYLGHGFDIHAGGMDLIFPHHENEIAQSEAAEPEGGDFARAWMHNGFVNVDKEKMSKSLGNFVTVRDVLERNDPEAFRWFLMTVHYRGPIQFDTDKLEDGRVVFPGVDEAERRVDYVYATLGRLAELSAEASGVPDKLAPELTEPRIALGKAMQRAQDALDDDLNTSVALAELGELARLGNDVCDLAQKRRKDAAFVTGARAVGAEALGLIEALGRQLGLLQVSREAYAARTRERRMRLRGLSAQDIEAKIAERTAARQGKDFARADAIRQELAARGVSLRDGTSGTDWTVEA, from the coding sequence ATGACCCAGGTCCGCATCTACAACACGCTCAGCCGAAACGTGGAGCCGCTCGAGCCGCGGCAAGACCGCAAGGTGGGCGTCTATTGCTGCGGTCCGACCGTCTACGACGTGCCACACGCGGGCCACGCGCGCTCGGCCATCGCCTTCGACGTTTTGGTGCGCCACCTCCGAGCGCGCGGCTTCGACGTCACCTACGTGCGCAACATCACGGACATCGACGACAAGATCCTGGCCCGCGCCAAGGAGAACGGCGAGGAGCCGCTGGCCCTTTCCCAGCGCATGGCCGAGGTCTACCGCCAGCAGATCGGGGCCGTCGGCTGCCAGAGCCCCACCCACGAGCCGAAGGTCAGCGATCACCTGCCGGAGATCTTCGCCATCGTGGAGAAGCTCGTCGAGCGCGGGGCCGCCTACGTGGTGGACATGCCGGGCGGCACGCGGGACGTGTACTTCTCGGTGCGCAGCTTCCCCGGCTACGGCAAGCTGTCGCGTCGCAAGATCGACGAGCTGGTGAGCGGAGCCCGCGTCGAGAAGGACGAGACCAAGCGCGACCCGCTGGACTTCGCGCTCTGGAAGGGCGCCCCGGAGGACGAGTGGGGTTGGAAGAGCCCCTGGGGTCACGGCCGCCCCGGATGGCACATCGAGTGCTCGGCGATGAGCGGCAAGTACCTGGGCCACGGCTTCGACATCCACGCCGGCGGCATGGACCTGATCTTCCCCCACCACGAGAACGAGATCGCGCAGAGCGAGGCGGCGGAGCCCGAGGGCGGAGATTTCGCCCGGGCCTGGATGCACAACGGCTTCGTCAACGTGGACAAGGAGAAGATGAGCAAGTCGCTCGGCAACTTCGTGACCGTGCGCGACGTGCTGGAGCGCAACGACCCCGAGGCTTTTCGCTGGTTCTTGATGACGGTTCACTACCGCGGGCCGATCCAGTTCGACACCGACAAGCTCGAGGATGGGCGCGTGGTGTTCCCGGGCGTGGACGAGGCGGAGCGCCGGGTGGACTACGTGTACGCGACGCTCGGGCGGCTGGCGGAGCTGTCCGCCGAGGCCTCCGGCGTGCCGGACAAGCTCGCGCCGGAGCTCACCGAGCCGCGCATCGCGCTCGGCAAGGCGATGCAGCGCGCGCAGGACGCGCTGGACGACGACCTGAACACCAGCGTGGCGCTGGCAGAGCTCGGTGAGCTCGCGCGGCTGGGCAACGACGTCTGCGACCTCGCACAGAAGCGGAGGAAGGACGCCGCCTTCGTGACCGGGGCCCGCGCCGTGGGCGCCGAGGCCCTCGGGCTGATCGAGGCGCTCGGGCGTCAGCTCGGGCTCTTGCAGGTGAGCCGGGAGGCGTATGCCGCGCGCACGCGCGAGCGGCGCATGCGCCTGCGGGGCCTCTCGGCACAGGACATCGAGGCGAAGATCGCCGAGCGCACGGCCGCGCGTCAGGGCAAGGACTTCGCGCGCGCGGACGCGATTCGGCAGGAGCTGGCGGCCCGTGGCGTGAGCCTGCGTGACGGGACGAGCGGGACGGACTGGACCGTCGAGGCGTGA
- a CDS encoding rhomboid family intramembrane serine protease translates to MIPIRDDNPRRSTPLVNTALILANVAAWLVEWTVLKGGGTWVLSGYGLVPARFLSDPAADSITLLSSMFLHGGWGHLLGNMLFLYVFGDNVEDALGHGRYLLFYLASGLAAAAAQIGIDPASTIPMVGASGAIAGVLGAYLVLFPRAPIVVVNPVFPLWFVFGVLLVFPAWFVVGEWFVWNLLRGVASLSRESSGGVAFFAHLGGFLLGLLAIRPFMFGRTRRSAPAWHGFRRPREPRLRAGEYRGGPRRDPWVW, encoded by the coding sequence ATGATCCCGATCCGCGACGACAACCCCCGGCGCTCGACCCCGCTGGTGAACACGGCGTTGATCCTCGCGAACGTCGCGGCTTGGCTGGTCGAGTGGACAGTACTGAAGGGCGGCGGGACGTGGGTGCTGTCGGGCTACGGGCTGGTCCCGGCGCGCTTTCTGTCCGACCCCGCGGCGGACTCCATCACCCTGCTCTCCAGCATGTTCCTGCACGGGGGCTGGGGCCACCTGCTCGGGAACATGCTGTTCCTGTACGTCTTCGGTGACAACGTCGAGGACGCGCTCGGGCACGGGCGCTACCTGCTGTTCTACCTGGCGTCGGGCCTGGCCGCGGCGGCGGCGCAGATCGGCATCGACCCCGCGAGCACCATCCCGATGGTGGGCGCCTCGGGCGCCATCGCCGGCGTGCTGGGCGCGTACCTCGTGCTCTTCCCGCGCGCGCCCATCGTGGTGGTGAACCCGGTGTTCCCGCTCTGGTTCGTGTTCGGCGTGCTGCTGGTCTTCCCGGCGTGGTTCGTGGTCGGCGAGTGGTTCGTGTGGAACCTGCTCCGCGGCGTGGCGTCGCTCTCGCGCGAGAGCTCGGGCGGCGTCGCTTTCTTCGCTCACCTGGGCGGCTTCCTGCTCGGCTTGCTCGCCATCCGTCCTTTCATGTTCGGGCGCACGCGGCGCTCCGCGCCGGCCTGGCACGGCTTCCGCCGTCCGAGAGAGCCGCGCCTGCGCGCCGGCGAGTACCGGGGAGGCCCGCGACGCGACCCTTGGGTGTGGTAG
- a CDS encoding ABC transporter permease yields the protein MSDASDTEPTSGRASILPRPVEEPAFSLRMLGFLEHLGLVAHMVARTTRALFKRPFEGRAILTQLESLGVKSLGIVVVTSIFIGMVMAVQFAFGLRKFGGMEYTGRVVGLSFARELAPTLTAVIVGGRIGAGMAAEVGSMAVTEQIDALRALGADPYKKLVLPRVFAAILVMPVLGALALVLGFTGAMLITDFQFGIPSSFFFYSALGTVTMKDFVSGMIKTPFFGAIIALVGCHFGMITRGGTEGVGNSTTRTVVVVSISILIADFFLTKASIALMPGF from the coding sequence ATGAGCGACGCCTCCGACACCGAGCCCACCTCTGGCCGCGCCAGCATCTTGCCGCGCCCGGTCGAGGAGCCGGCGTTCTCCCTGCGCATGCTCGGCTTCCTGGAGCACCTTGGGTTGGTCGCGCACATGGTCGCGCGCACCACCCGCGCGCTCTTCAAGCGGCCGTTCGAAGGTCGCGCGATCCTGACTCAGCTCGAGTCGCTCGGCGTCAAGTCGCTGGGCATCGTGGTGGTGACCAGCATCTTCATCGGCATGGTCATGGCGGTGCAGTTCGCGTTCGGCCTGCGCAAGTTCGGCGGTATGGAGTACACGGGCCGCGTGGTCGGCCTCTCCTTCGCCCGCGAGCTCGCGCCCACGCTCACCGCCGTGATCGTCGGCGGTCGCATCGGCGCCGGCATGGCCGCGGAGGTGGGCTCCATGGCCGTCACCGAGCAGATCGACGCGCTCCGGGCGCTGGGCGCCGACCCCTACAAGAAGCTGGTCTTGCCGCGGGTCTTCGCCGCCATCCTGGTCATGCCCGTGCTCGGCGCCCTGGCGCTGGTCCTGGGCTTCACCGGCGCGATGCTGATCACCGACTTCCAGTTCGGCATCCCGTCGAGCTTCTTCTTCTACAGCGCGCTCGGCACGGTCACGATGAAGGACTTCGTCAGCGGCATGATCAAGACGCCGTTCTTCGGCGCCATCATCGCCCTGGTCGGCTGTCACTTCGGCATGATCACGCGGGGCGGCACCGAAGGCGTCGGGAACAGCACCACCCGCACGGTGGTGGTGGTCTCCATCTCGATCCTGATCGCCGACTTCTTCTTGACCAAGGCCTCCATCGCGCTCATGCCCGGCTTCTGA